In Streptomyces sp. NBC_01551, one DNA window encodes the following:
- a CDS encoding AAA family ATPase, whose product MSEDPARPVVHVMTGLPASGKTTAARALQAEAGGRIRRVNLDDLRAMLDVPDPERSRSYKHEQTVLAVQDAAVRAAVEDGFDVVVDNTHLTPHIPKRLKAAVGGLATFVVHDFTDVSVEECVARDAARERQVGEEIIRILADKHQRSRKGGWRLTAEWLNDQPPVQPYVADPALPAAVMCDIDGTLALTGDRHVYDFTRCGLDLLNEPVRYALDAFRRAEGDTIVLLSGRSEDHRVQTEEWLARHEVPYDELWMRASGDQRRDDVVKAELFDAHVRHRYAVRMSLDDRDRVVAVWRRMGLPTWQVNYGDF is encoded by the coding sequence GTGTCCGAAGACCCCGCACGCCCCGTCGTCCATGTCATGACGGGGCTGCCGGCCTCGGGGAAGACGACCGCGGCGCGGGCCCTGCAGGCCGAGGCCGGAGGGCGGATACGCCGTGTCAACCTGGATGACCTGCGGGCCATGCTCGACGTGCCCGACCCCGAGCGGAGCCGTTCGTACAAGCACGAGCAGACCGTCCTGGCCGTCCAGGACGCGGCCGTGCGCGCGGCGGTCGAGGACGGGTTCGACGTGGTCGTCGACAACACGCACCTGACACCGCACATCCCCAAGCGGCTCAAGGCCGCGGTCGGGGGGCTCGCCACCTTCGTCGTGCACGACTTCACGGACGTGTCGGTGGAGGAGTGCGTGGCCCGGGACGCCGCGCGGGAACGGCAGGTCGGCGAGGAGATCATCCGGATCCTCGCGGACAAGCACCAGCGGTCCCGCAAGGGCGGCTGGCGGCTCACCGCCGAGTGGCTCAACGACCAGCCCCCCGTGCAGCCGTACGTGGCCGACCCGGCGCTGCCCGCCGCGGTGATGTGCGACATCGACGGGACGCTCGCGCTGACCGGCGACCGTCACGTCTACGACTTCACGCGTTGCGGACTCGACCTGCTCAACGAGCCGGTGCGGTACGCCCTGGACGCCTTCAGGCGCGCCGAGGGCGACACCATCGTGCTGCTGTCCGGGCGGAGCGAGGACCACCGGGTGCAGACGGAGGAATGGCTGGCGCGGCACGAGGTGCCGTACGACGAGCTGTGGATGCGCGCGTCCGGGGACCAGCGCCGCGATGACGTGGTGAAGGCCGAACTGTTCGACGCGCACGTCCGCCACCGGTACGCGGTGCGGATGTCGCTGGACGACCGGGACCGGGTGGTCGCGGTCTGGCGCCGGATGGGCCTGCCCACCTGGCAGGTCAACTACGGGGACTTCTAG
- a CDS encoding RNA ligase, translated as MSQAHLTLHDLLPPQDLAAAIDAGHVTRKSHPELPLSIYTYTRTAQYEQVWNQVTTRCRGLVADDTTGAVVALPLPKFFNVGEHEAGRPYAPALPQDEPFEVYDKVDGSLGVVFHYAGHWRVASKGSFISAQATWAQRRLDGKDTSGLVPGVTYLAEILYPENRIVVDYGDRRDLVLLAAFGRDGTEVPLAEAAAHWQGIGSVVTVWPAMPLAELIALTESNTLPGGRTATGTDAEGFVLRFASGVRAKAKISEYVRLHKVLTRVTERDIWRGHGIQRFAGLPAKQLAQHLGCTVADIDAWGDKPLDALLDQVPDEFDTWVRQVIARIEEEAARRERAIDEAFRGLAHLTGDRGAFARAAKALPDSRLRAAMFLRLDGRSTELAVWRDVRPETADPYTTDEEN; from the coding sequence ATGAGCCAGGCCCACCTGACTCTGCACGACCTGCTGCCGCCCCAGGACCTGGCGGCCGCCATCGACGCCGGGCACGTGACCCGCAAGTCGCACCCCGAACTGCCGCTGTCCATCTACACGTACACGCGGACGGCCCAGTACGAGCAGGTGTGGAACCAGGTCACCACGCGTTGTCGAGGCCTCGTCGCCGACGACACCACCGGCGCCGTCGTCGCCCTGCCGCTGCCGAAGTTCTTCAACGTCGGCGAGCACGAGGCCGGGCGGCCGTACGCGCCCGCGCTGCCGCAGGACGAGCCGTTCGAGGTGTACGACAAGGTCGACGGCAGCCTCGGCGTGGTCTTCCACTACGCCGGCCACTGGCGGGTCGCCTCCAAGGGTTCCTTCATCAGCGCCCAGGCCACCTGGGCGCAGCGCCGCCTCGACGGCAAGGACACCTCGGGCCTGGTCCCGGGCGTGACCTACCTCGCCGAGATCCTGTACCCGGAGAACCGCATCGTCGTCGACTACGGCGACCGCCGGGACCTGGTCCTGCTCGCCGCCTTCGGGCGGGACGGCACCGAGGTCCCGCTCGCCGAGGCCGCCGCCCACTGGCAGGGCATCGGCTCCGTCGTCACGGTGTGGCCCGCCATGCCGCTGGCCGAACTGATCGCGCTGACCGAGTCCAACACCCTGCCCGGCGGCCGCACCGCCACCGGTACCGACGCCGAGGGCTTCGTGCTGCGCTTCGCGTCCGGCGTCCGGGCGAAGGCCAAGATCTCCGAGTACGTACGGCTGCACAAGGTGCTGACCCGGGTCACCGAGCGCGACATCTGGCGCGGCCACGGCATCCAGCGCTTCGCCGGCCTGCCCGCCAAGCAGCTGGCCCAGCACCTGGGTTGCACGGTCGCCGACATCGACGCCTGGGGCGACAAGCCGCTCGACGCGCTGCTGGACCAGGTGCCCGACGAGTTCGACACCTGGGTGCGCCAGGTCATCGCCCGCATCGAGGAAGAGGCCGCGCGGCGCGAGCGCGCCATCGACGAGGCCTTCCGGGGCCTCGCGCACCTGACCGGCGACCGGGGCGCCTTCGCGCGGGCCGCGAAGGCGCTGCCCGACAGCCGGCTGCGCGCCGCGATGTTCCTGCGCCTGGACGGCCGGTCCACCGAGCTCGCCGTCTGGCGGGACGTGCGGCCGGAGACGGCCGACCCCTACACCACCGACGAGGAGAACTGA